A single window of Helicobacter pylori DNA harbors:
- a CDS encoding ABC transporter permease → MPNRSLIFFLIKRYLRFDKSQPFISITALLAFFGVAVGVMVLIVAMAIMNGMSKEFEKKLFVMNYPLTLYTTSPYGISEEVVQALEKKFPNLLFSPYLQTQSLIKSAHSMNGGVVFGVDFSKERRINEVLNDALKNTNTNDLFKNPFNLIVGKSLRYSLNLDLNQKADLFFTELEPTGLTLSPIMKRFTIKGDFDSGLKSYDMSYMYASLQAISAIRRLPLGLYDGVHVYSKAPMKDIENLRNALKTINHHGIGIEGWWQQNGNFFSAMELEKRALFIVLMLIILMASLNIISSLLMVVMNRRKEIALLFSMGSSQKEIQKTFFYLGNIIGLGGVILGVVLAFISMYLLSVFPIISLPADVYGINTLPLDLSLMDFTLTLIGSVIIVGLSSYYPSKKASTIDALSVLRNE, encoded by the coding sequence TTGCCAAATAGATCCTTAATCTTTTTCCTTATCAAGCGTTATTTGCGTTTTGATAAAAGCCAGCCATTTATTAGCATCACCGCTTTGTTGGCTTTCTTTGGCGTGGCGGTTGGCGTGATGGTTTTGATTGTGGCTATGGCGATCATGAACGGCATGAGTAAGGAATTTGAAAAAAAGCTTTTTGTGATGAACTACCCCTTAACGCTCTATACCACAAGCCCTTATGGGATCAGCGAAGAAGTGGTGCAAGCTTTAGAAAAAAAGTTCCCCAATTTGCTTTTTAGCCCCTATTTGCAAACTCAAAGCCTGATTAAAAGCGCGCATTCCATGAATGGTGGCGTGGTGTTTGGGGTTGATTTTTCTAAAGAAAGGCGCATCAATGAAGTTTTAAACGACGCCTTAAAAAACACCAATACAAACGATCTTTTTAAAAACCCTTTTAATTTGATCGTGGGGAAAAGCTTGAGATACAGCTTGAATTTAGATCTCAATCAAAAAGCCGATTTGTTTTTCACCGAGTTAGAGCCAACCGGTCTCACGCTCTCCCCTATCATGAAGCGTTTTACCATCAAAGGCGATTTTGATTCAGGGCTAAAATCTTATGACATGAGCTACATGTATGCTAGCCTTCAAGCCATAAGCGCGATCAGGAGATTGCCTTTAGGGCTTTATGATGGGGTGCATGTCTATTCTAAAGCGCCCATGAAGGATATTGAAAATTTACGCAACGCTTTAAAAACCATCAACCACCATGGCATAGGCATTGAAGGGTGGTGGCAACAAAACGGGAATTTTTTCTCGGCGATGGAATTAGAAAAAAGAGCGTTATTCATTGTGCTCATGCTCATTATTTTAATGGCGTCTTTGAATATCATCAGCTCGCTTTTAATGGTGGTGATGAACAGGCGTAAAGAAATCGCCCTACTCTTTAGCATGGGGAGCAGCCAAAAAGAAATCCAAAAAACCTTTTTTTATTTGGGCAATATCATTGGTTTGGGCGGTGTGATCCTTGGGGTGGTTTTAGCGTTTATAAGCATGTATCTTTTAAGCGTGTTCCCTATCATCTCGCTCCCAGCGGATGTTTATGGCATTAACACCTTGCCTTTAGATTTGTCTTTAATGGATTTTACGCTCACTCTAATAGGCTCTGTGATCATCGTAGGGCTTTCTTCTTATTACCCGTCTAAAAAAGCTTCTACTATTGACGCTTTAAGCGTGTTAAGGAATGAATAA
- the acnB gene encoding bifunctional aconitate hydratase 2/2-methylisocitrate dehydratase → MKDFLEDYKKSVLERESEGIPPLPLSAKQVQAVVEILMKDPTNAAFAKELLIHRVSPGVDEGAKVKAEFLAQLSQKKLECAHISALEATTLLGTMLGGYNVEPLIVGLESQDKNIAKESAKALKTTLLVYGSFDKIAAMSKTNALAKEVLESWANAEWFLNKEPLNECIEACVFKIDGETNTDDLSPASDAFTRSDIPLHAKAMLKNRIENYEQRIKAIKTKGVPVAYVGDVVGTGSSRKSATNSIMWHFGKDIPFVPNKRSGGIVIGGVIAPIFFATCEDSGALPIVADVKDLKEGDIIKIYPYKGEITLNDKVVSTFKLEPETLLDEVRASGRIPLIIGRGLTNKARKFLGLGESEAFKKPSAPKSDTKGYTLAQKIVGHACGVKGILPGAYCEPKVTTVGSQDTTGAMTRDEVKELASLKFDAPFVLQSFCHTAAYPKPSDVSLHATLPSFITQRGGVALHPGDGVIHTWLNRMGLPDTLGTGGDSHTRFPLGISFPAGSGLVAFAAVTGTMPLNMPESVLVRFKGEMNPGITLRDLVNAIPYYAIKKGLLTVEKKGKINVFNGRILEIEGLPDIKMEQAFELSDASAERSAAACVVRLNKEPMIEYLKSNIKLIDEMIASGYEDKETLKKRRDAMQAWVDNPVLLEPDSNAQYAAVIEIDVAEITEPILACPNDPDDVATLSEVLADTTGKRPHAIDEVFIGSCMTNIGHFRAFGEIVKNAPPSQARLWVVPPSKMDEQELINEGYYAIFGAAGARTEVPGCSLCMGNQARVRDNAVVFSTSTRNFDNRMGRGAKVYLGSAELGAACALLGRIPTKEEYMNLVSEKLESQKDKIYRYMNFNLMENFRL, encoded by the coding sequence ATGAAAGATTTTTTAGAAGATTACAAAAAAAGCGTTTTAGAAAGAGAGAGCGAGGGTATCCCGCCACTCCCCTTAAGCGCTAAACAAGTTCAAGCCGTCGTTGAGATTTTGATGAAAGATCCCACAAACGCCGCTTTCGCTAAAGAATTACTCATTCATAGAGTAAGCCCTGGGGTTGATGAGGGGGCGAAAGTGAAAGCGGAATTTTTAGCCCAATTGTCTCAAAAAAAACTAGAATGCGCACACATTAGCGCTTTAGAAGCGACCACTCTTTTAGGCACAATGCTTGGAGGCTATAATGTAGAGCCTTTGATTGTGGGCTTAGAAAGTCAAGACAAAAACATCGCTAAAGAGAGTGCGAAAGCTTTAAAAACCACTCTTTTAGTCTATGGATCGTTTGATAAAATCGCTGCAATGAGTAAAACTAACGCTCTGGCTAAAGAAGTGCTAGAGTCTTGGGCGAACGCCGAATGGTTTTTGAATAAAGAGCCTTTGAATGAATGCATTGAAGCGTGCGTGTTTAAGATTGATGGCGAAACCAATACCGATGATTTAAGCCCAGCGAGCGATGCTTTCACGCGAAGCGATATTCCTTTACATGCCAAAGCCATGCTAAAAAACCGGATTGAAAATTACGAACAACGCATAAAAGCTATTAAAACTAAAGGCGTTCCTGTGGCGTATGTGGGCGATGTGGTTGGTACAGGAAGCTCTAGAAAAAGCGCGACAAACTCTATCATGTGGCATTTTGGTAAGGACATTCCTTTTGTGCCTAATAAAAGGAGTGGAGGCATTGTGATTGGGGGGGTGATCGCTCCGATTTTCTTTGCGACTTGTGAAGATAGCGGGGCATTACCCATTGTGGCTGATGTTAAGGATTTAAAAGAGGGCGATATCATTAAAATCTACCCTTATAAAGGCGAAATCACGCTAAACGATAAGGTGGTTAGCACTTTTAAGCTAGAGCCTGAAACTTTGTTAGATGAAGTCAGGGCTTCTGGGCGTATCCCTTTAATCATTGGTAGGGGTTTGACTAATAAAGCGCGTAAATTCTTGGGGCTAGGCGAATCTGAAGCGTTCAAAAAACCATCCGCTCCTAAAAGCGACACCAAAGGCTACACTTTAGCCCAAAAAATTGTAGGGCATGCTTGTGGGGTGAAAGGGATCTTACCTGGTGCTTATTGTGAGCCAAAGGTTACCACCGTGGGCAGTCAAGACACCACAGGGGCGATGACTAGAGATGAGGTTAAAGAATTGGCGAGCTTGAAATTTGATGCGCCTTTTGTGTTGCAGAGTTTTTGCCATACCGCTGCTTACCCAAAGCCTAGCGATGTGAGCTTGCATGCAACCTTGCCTAGCTTTATCACTCAAAGAGGCGGTGTGGCGTTGCATCCGGGCGATGGCGTGATCCATACATGGCTGAACCGCATGGGATTGCCTGACACTTTAGGCACAGGGGGGGATAGCCACACTCGTTTCCCTTTAGGCATTAGTTTCCCGGCAGGGAGCGGGTTAGTCGCTTTTGCAGCGGTTACAGGCACGATGCCATTGAACATGCCAGAGTCCGTGTTAGTGCGTTTTAAAGGGGAAATGAATCCTGGGATCACCTTAAGGGATTTAGTGAATGCGATCCCTTATTATGCGATTAAAAAAGGGTTACTCACGGTAGAGAAAAAGGGTAAAATCAATGTCTTTAACGGGCGTATTTTAGAAATTGAAGGCTTGCCTGATATTAAAATGGAGCAGGCCTTTGAACTAAGCGATGCGAGCGCAGAAAGGAGCGCGGCGGCTTGCGTGGTGCGTTTGAATAAAGAGCCGATGATTGAATACTTGAAATCCAATATCAAGCTGATTGATGAGATGATTGCGAGCGGTTATGAAGATAAAGAGACTTTGAAAAAACGCCGAGATGCGATGCAAGCTTGGGTGGATAATCCGGTTCTGTTAGAACCAGATAGTAACGCCCAATACGCCGCTGTCATTGAAATTGATGTGGCAGAAATCACTGAGCCTATTTTGGCATGCCCTAATGACCCTGATGATGTCGCTACTTTGAGCGAAGTTTTAGCGGATACGACCGGCAAAAGACCGCACGCTATTGATGAAGTGTTTATTGGCTCTTGCATGACGAATATTGGGCATTTTAGAGCCTTTGGCGAAATCGTTAAAAACGCACCCCCTAGTCAAGCGCGCCTTTGGGTAGTGCCACCCAGTAAAATGGACGAACAAGAGCTTATTAATGAGGGCTATTATGCGATTTTTGGGGCTGCCGGGGCAAGGACTGAAGTCCCAGGCTGTAGCTTGTGCATGGGCAATCAAGCGAGGGTTAGAGATAATGCGGTCGTCTTTTCTACTTCCACGCGCAATTTTGATAATCGTATGGGCAGAGGGGCTAAAGTGTATTTAGGCAGCGCGGAGCTTGGGGCGGCGTGCGCTTTACTAGGGAGAATCCCCACTAAAGAAGAATACATGAATTTAGTGAGTGAAAAGCTAGAGAGCCAAAAAGACAAGATCTATCGCTACATGAACTTTAACTTAATGGAGAATTTCAGGCTCTAG
- the secA gene encoding preprotein translocase subunit SecA, whose protein sequence is MIKAIIGKIIGTRNDRWIKQYKKQVLTINALEPTYEKMSDVELQNAFEELKKRVRSTEKDLQEKTLLEVLPESFAITREASKRILKMRHFDVQLIGGMVLNDGKIAEMKTGEGKTLVATLAVALNALKGESVYVVTVNDYLAHRDSKEMEPLYQFLGYSVGTITASVRDDDERLEIYSKDIVYGTNNEFGFDYLRDNMKYSLEHKVQKSHAFAIVDEVDSILIDEARTPLIISGPVDRRMENYNKADEVAKSMQVETDFTIDEKNRAILITEEGIKKAENLFGVDNLYKIENAALSHHLDQALKANYLFFIDKDYIVANNEVVIVDEFTGRLSEGRRFSEGLHQALEAKEGVSIKEESQTLADITFQNYFRMFSKLSGMTGTAQTEATEFLEIYNLEVVSIPTNLAIKRKDLNDLIYKSEKEKFDAVILKIKELHDKGQPVLVGTASIEKSETLHALLKKERIPHTVLNAKQHTKEAEIIKDAGLKGAVTIATNMAGRGVDIKLTDEIKELGGLYIIGTERHESRRIDNQLRGRSGRQGDPGTSQFYLSLEDNLLRIFGSDRIKGVMEKLGLKDGEHIESKLVTRAVENAQKKVENLHFESRKHLLEYDDVANEQRKSVYKFRDELLDVNYDISAKIAENREYALNQIFSKLKAFDHQNLSEEELLGLKNILKEDFNAHVGLEDLKKASPIESFVAEKLKSDYENKMKVLDSEQRSRIERIVYLQILDNAWREHLYTMDNLKTGINLRGYNQKDPLVEYKKESYNLFLELIEDIKMEAIKTFSKIQFEDEQDSSDAERYLDNFSEEREHESVTYRHEEALDEDLNVAMKAFAKTPKRNEPCPCQSGKKYKDCCAKSGPKKGLFAK, encoded by the coding sequence ATGATAAAAGCAATCATTGGAAAAATCATTGGCACCAGAAACGATCGCTGGATCAAACAATACAAAAAACAAGTCCTAACTATCAACGCCTTAGAGCCTACTTATGAAAAAATGAGCGATGTTGAGCTGCAAAACGCTTTTGAAGAATTAAAAAAACGAGTGCGATCCACAGAAAAAGATTTGCAAGAAAAAACCCTTTTAGAAGTTTTACCGGAAAGCTTTGCTATCACCAGAGAAGCGAGCAAAAGGATCTTAAAGATGCGCCATTTTGATGTGCAACTCATTGGGGGCATGGTCTTAAACGATGGCAAAATCGCTGAAATGAAAACCGGAGAGGGTAAAACTTTAGTCGCTACTTTAGCGGTGGCTTTGAACGCTTTAAAGGGCGAGAGCGTGTATGTGGTAACCGTTAATGATTACCTAGCCCATAGGGACTCTAAAGAAATGGAGCCGTTGTATCAATTCTTAGGTTATAGCGTAGGCACGATCACTGCGAGCGTGCGAGATGATGATGAGCGTTTAGAAATTTATTCTAAAGACATTGTTTATGGCACTAATAATGAATTTGGCTTTGATTATCTAAGGGATAACATGAAATATTCTTTAGAGCATAAGGTGCAAAAATCGCATGCGTTCGCTATTGTTGATGAGGTGGATTCCATTTTAATTGATGAAGCGAGAACCCCTTTAATCATTTCAGGGCCTGTGGATAGGCGCATGGAAAATTATAACAAGGCTGATGAAGTCGCTAAAAGCATGCAAGTGGAAACCGATTTCACCATAGACGAAAAAAACCGCGCGATTTTAATCACTGAAGAGGGGATTAAAAAAGCCGAAAACCTCTTTGGCGTGGATAATTTATACAAGATTGAAAACGCCGCCTTATCGCACCATTTAGATCAAGCTTTGAAAGCGAATTACCTCTTTTTTATTGATAAAGATTATATTGTAGCCAATAATGAAGTGGTGATTGTAGATGAATTTACCGGCCGTTTGTCTGAGGGGAGGCGCTTTAGTGAGGGCTTACACCAGGCATTAGAGGCTAAAGAGGGCGTGAGCATTAAAGAAGAGAGCCAAACCTTAGCCGATATCACTTTCCAAAATTATTTTAGGATGTTTTCTAAACTTTCAGGCATGACGGGCACGGCTCAAACCGAAGCCACAGAATTTTTAGAAATCTATAATTTAGAAGTGGTGTCTATCCCTACTAATTTAGCGATCAAGCGAAAAGATTTGAACGATCTCATCTATAAGAGTGAAAAAGAAAAATTTGACGCTGTGATCCTTAAAATTAAAGAATTGCACGATAAGGGTCAGCCCGTTTTAGTCGGCACAGCTAGCATTGAAAAGAGTGAAACCCTGCACGCTTTACTCAAAAAAGAGCGCATCCCTCACACCGTTTTAAACGCCAAGCAGCACACCAAAGAAGCTGAAATCATCAAAGACGCCGGGCTTAAAGGGGCGGTTACGATTGCGACTAACATGGCAGGCAGGGGCGTTGATATTAAACTCACTGATGAAATTAAAGAGCTTGGGGGGCTGTATATCATTGGCACCGAAAGGCATGAGAGTCGCAGGATTGACAACCAATTAAGGGGGCGAAGCGGGCGCCAAGGCGATCCGGGAACAAGCCAATTTTATTTGAGTTTAGAAGACAATCTGTTACGCATTTTTGGGAGCGATAGGATTAAGGGGGTGATGGAAAAATTAGGGCTTAAAGACGGCGAACACATTGAATCCAAGCTCGTAACAAGAGCGGTGGAAAACGCGCAAAAAAAAGTGGAGAACTTGCATTTTGAAAGCCGTAAGCATTTGTTAGAATACGATGATGTCGCTAATGAGCAACGAAAAAGCGTGTATAAATTTAGAGATGAATTATTAGATGTCAATTACGATATTAGCGCTAAAATCGCTGAAAATAGAGAATACGCACTCAATCAAATCTTTTCTAAACTCAAAGCCTTTGACCATCAAAACCTGTCTGAAGAGGAACTTTTAGGGCTTAAAAACATCTTAAAAGAAGATTTTAACGCCCATGTTGGATTAGAAGATTTAAAAAAAGCCTCCCCTATTGAAAGCTTTGTCGCTGAAAAATTAAAAAGCGATTATGAAAACAAAATGAAAGTTTTGGATAGCGAACAAAGAAGCCGGATTGAACGCATTGTGTATTTGCAGATTTTAGACAACGCATGGCGAGAGCACCTTTACACGATGGATAATCTCAAAACCGGTATTAATTTAAGAGGCTATAACCAAAAAGACCCTCTTGTAGAATACAAAAAAGAGAGTTACAACCTTTTCTTAGAACTCATTGAAGACATTAAAATGGAAGCGATCAAAACCTTTTCTAAAATCCAGTTTGAAGATGAACAAGATTCTAGCGATGCGGAGCGTTATTTGGATAACTTTAGCGAAGAAAGAGAGCATGAGAGCGTAACTTACCGCCATGAAGAAGCCTTAGATGAAGATTTGAATGTGGCCATGAAAGCTTTCGCTAAAACCCCTAAAAGGAACGAGCCTTGCCCTTGTCAAAGCGGCAAAAAATACAAAGATTGTTGCGCTAAAAGCGGGCCTAAAAAGGGCTTATTTGCCAAATAG
- the lolA gene encoding LolA-like outer membrane lipoprotein chaperone: MKAFLKIVMVLIFMGVACAKNPPTLSKEEEVLQHLQSFSAHFKQVLKNEKPLVYYGVLKAKAPNWALWVYEKPLKKEIYMNDKEVVIYEPNLFQATITPLKDKTDFFTILKRLKKQDDGSFQTTINKTAYRLVFKDGKPFSLEFKDEMNNLVTITFSQAEINPTIADEIFVFKPKDENIDIVRQ, translated from the coding sequence ATGAAAGCTTTTTTAAAAATTGTAATGGTTTTGATTTTTATGGGCGTTGCTTGTGCTAAAAATCCTCCAACGCTTTCTAAAGAAGAAGAGGTTTTGCAGCATTTGCAAAGTTTTAGCGCGCATTTCAAGCAGGTTTTAAAAAATGAAAAACCCTTAGTTTATTATGGGGTTTTAAAGGCTAAAGCCCCTAATTGGGCTTTATGGGTTTATGAAAAACCCTTAAAAAAAGAAATTTACATGAACGATAAGGAAGTGGTGATTTATGAGCCTAATTTATTCCAAGCGACTATCACGCCTTTAAAAGACAAGACGGATTTTTTCACCATTCTCAAGCGCTTAAAAAAGCAAGATGACGGATCGTTTCAAACGACTATCAACAAGACCGCTTATCGTTTGGTTTTTAAAGACGGCAAGCCTTTTTCGCTGGAATTTAAAGATGAAATGAACAATCTTGTAACGATCACTTTTTCTCAAGCAGAAATTAACCCCACCATTGCTGATGAAATCTTTGTTTTTAAGCCTAAAGATGAAAATATTGATATTGTGCGCCAATGA
- a CDS encoding IS701 family transposase, translating to MPYALRKRFFKRLLLFFLIVCMINLHAKSYLFSPLPPAHQQIIKTEPCSLECLKDLMLQNQIFSFASQYDDNNQDESLKTYYKDILSKFNPVSIASQTPAKESYEPKIELAVLLPKKVVGRYAISVMNTLLAYLNTRNNDFNIQVFDSDEESPEKLEQTYKEIEKEKFPFVIALLTKEGVENLLQNTTISTPTYVPTVNRAQLENHADRSLSERLYFGGIDYKEQLGMLTTFISPNSPVIEYDDDGLIGERLRQITESLNIEVKHQENVSYKQATSFSKNFRKNDAFFKNSILILNTPTTKSGLILSQIGLLEYKPFKILSTQINFNPSLLLLTQPKDRKNLFIVNALQNSDETLIEYASLLESDLRHDWVNYSSAIGLEVFLNTLDPHFKKSFQESLEDNQVRYHNQIYQALGYSFEPIKNGSGTKKE from the coding sequence ATGCCATACGCCTTAAGAAAAAGATTTTTCAAACGCCTTTTATTGTTTTTTTTAATTGTTTGTATGATAAATTTGCATGCCAAAAGCTATTTGTTTTCCCCACTGCCCCCAGCGCACCAGCAAATCATTAAGACAGAGCCTTGCTCTTTGGAATGCTTGAAAGACTTGATGCTGCAAAATCAAATCTTTTCTTTTGCGTCTCAATACGATGATAACAACCAAGATGAGAGCCTTAAAACTTATTACAAGGACATCTTAAGCAAATTCAACCCCGTATCCATCGCCTCTCAAACTCCAGCTAAAGAAAGCTATGAGCCTAAGATTGAATTAGCGGTTTTATTGCCTAAAAAAGTCGTGGGGCGTTATGCCATTTCGGTGATGAACACCCTTTTAGCGTATTTGAACACCAGAAACAACGATTTCAATATCCAAGTCTTTGACAGCGATGAAGAGAGTCCTGAAAAATTAGAGCAAACCTATAAAGAAATTGAAAAAGAAAAATTCCCTTTTGTGATAGCCTTATTGACTAAAGAGGGCGTGGAAAATTTGCTCCAAAACACCACCATTAGCACCCCTACTTATGTGCCTACGGTGAATAGAGCGCAATTAGAAAATCATGCCGATCGTTCTTTAAGCGAGCGTTTGTATTTTGGGGGGATTGATTATAAAGAGCAATTAGGCATGCTCACAACTTTCATTAGCCCTAATTCGCCCGTGATTGAATACGATGATGATGGCTTAATAGGCGAACGCTTGAGGCAAATCACGGAGTCTTTAAACATTGAAGTCAAACACCAAGAAAATGTTTCTTACAAGCAAGCCACGAGTTTTTCTAAAAATTTTAGAAAAAACGATGCGTTTTTTAAAAATTCTATTTTGATTTTAAACACCCCTACCACTAAAAGCGGTCTGATTCTTTCTCAAATAGGGCTTTTAGAATATAAGCCCTTTAAAATCCTTTCCACACAAATCAATTTCAACCCCTCTTTACTCTTACTCACCCAGCCCAAAGACAGAAAAAATTTATTCATTGTCAATGCCTTGCAAAATAGCGATGAAACGCTTATAGAATACGCCTCCTTATTGGAGAGCGATTTAAGGCATGATTGGGTGAATTATTCTAGTGCAATAGGGCTAGAGGTGTTTTTAAACACGCTAGATCCGCATTTTAAAAAATCTTTTCAAGAGAGTTTAGAAGACAATCAAGTCCGTTACCACAATCAAATTTATCAGGCTTTAGGGTATTCTTTTGAGCCGATAAAAAATGGAAGCGGAACAAAAAAAGAATAA
- a CDS encoding MqnA/MqnD/SBP family protein, whose translation MRFGKIDYLNMLPFDVFIKSYPTPCYFKQFLRLKKTYPSKLNKSFLFRRIDAGFISSIASYSFALHSYSLGIVAYKEVLSVLVVDTKNAFDKESASSNALSQVLELKGEVLIGNKALQFYYSNPKKDFIDLAALWYEKKRLPFVFGRLCYYQNKDFYKRLSLAFKHQKTKIPYYILKEAALKTNLKRQNILHYLQKIYYTLGKKEQSGLKAFYRELLFKRIQKPKRF comes from the coding sequence GTGCGTTTTGGTAAAATTGATTATTTAAACATGCTCCCTTTTGATGTGTTTATCAAATCCTACCCCACCCCTTGTTATTTCAAACAATTTTTACGGCTTAAAAAAACCTACCCTTCCAAACTCAATAAGAGTTTTTTATTCAGGCGTATTGATGCGGGGTTTATTTCTTCTATCGCAAGCTATTCATTCGCTCTCCATTCCTATTCTCTAGGCATTGTCGCTTATAAGGAAGTTTTAAGCGTGCTGGTTGTGGATACAAAAAACGCTTTTGACAAAGAAAGCGCTTCTTCAAACGCCCTCTCTCAAGTTCTAGAGTTAAAGGGCGAAGTTTTAATCGGTAATAAAGCGTTGCAGTTTTATTATTCCAACCCTAAAAAAGATTTTATAGATTTAGCCGCTCTTTGGTATGAAAAAAAACGCTTGCCGTTTGTTTTTGGGCGTTTGTGTTATTATCAAAACAAGGATTTTTACAAGCGTTTGTCTTTAGCTTTCAAACATCAAAAAACAAAAATCCCTTACTACATCCTTAAAGAAGCCGCTTTAAAAACCAACTTAAAACGCCAAAATATTCTGCATTACTTGCAAAAAATTTACTACACTTTAGGCAAAAAGGAACAATCAGGCCTTAAAGCGTTCTATCGTGAATTGTTATTCAAACGCATCCAAAAACCCAAGCGGTTTTAG
- the hofE gene encoding outer membrane beta-barrel protein HofE, with protein MLKFQKLSLLFASILYNQSPLLAFDYKFSGVAESFSKVGFNHSKLNSKEGIFPTATFVTATIKLQVDSNLLPKNIEKHRLKIGVGGILGALAYDSTKTLIDQATHQIYGSELYYFIGRWWGYLGDAPWKDSRIESDAHTRNYVLYNSYLFYSYGDKFHLKLGRYLSNMDFMSGYTEGFEVEYKIKPKVALKWFSSFGRALAAGQWIRDWYAPIVTEDGRKDVDYGIHAVQLYFSSKHVQATPFFYFSPKTYEAPGIKIHIDSNPKFIGLGLRSQTLINAIFPVYAKDLYDVVWRNSKIGEWGASLLIHQRFDCNEFNFGFGYYQNFGNANARIGWYGNPIPFDIRSNSIYGLVFSNAVTADSVSGYVFGGGVYRGFLWGILGRYTYATRASERSINLHLGYKWGSFASVDVNLQYYAVSMHNGYKVNDLTSPFNKAFKANTQDRSNLIVSLKFFF; from the coding sequence GTGTTAAAATTTCAAAAATTATCTCTATTGTTTGCTTCTATTCTTTACAATCAAAGCCCTTTGTTGGCTTTTGATTATAAGTTTAGCGGGGTAGCGGAATCCTTTTCTAAAGTGGGGTTTAACCATTCCAAACTCAATTCCAAAGAAGGCATTTTCCCTACAGCCACTTTTGTAACCGCCACGATCAAGCTTCAAGTGGATTCCAATCTGCTCCCTAAAAACATTGAAAAACACCGCTTAAAAATAGGCGTTGGCGGGATTTTAGGAGCGCTCGCTTATGATTCTACCAAAACGCTCATAGACCAAGCCACGCATCAAATCTATGGCTCAGAACTTTATTACTTCATAGGGCGTTGGTGGGGGTATTTAGGCGACGCTCCTTGGAAAGACTCTCGCATAGAATCTGACGCTCACACTCGTAATTATGTGCTGTATAATTCCTATTTGTTTTATTCTTATGGCGATAAATTCCATTTAAAACTAGGGCGCTATCTCTCTAACATGGATTTTATGAGCGGTTATACAGAGGGTTTTGAAGTAGAATATAAAATCAAACCTAAAGTGGCGTTAAAATGGTTTAGCTCTTTTGGGAGGGCTTTAGCTGCGGGGCAATGGATACGAGATTGGTATGCCCCTATTGTAACTGAAGATGGCAGAAAAGATGTTGATTATGGCATCCATGCGGTGCAACTCTATTTTTCTAGCAAGCATGTTCAAGCCACGCCCTTTTTTTATTTTTCACCTAAAACTTACGAAGCGCCCGGGATTAAAATCCATATTGATAGCAACCCGAAATTTATAGGTTTAGGGTTACGATCTCAAACCCTTATCAATGCGATTTTCCCCGTTTATGCTAAAGATTTATACGATGTGGTTTGGCGTAACTCTAAGATTGGCGAATGGGGTGCATCGCTTTTGATCCACCAACGCTTTGACTGCAACGAATTTAACTTTGGTTTTGGTTATTATCAAAATTTTGGCAACGCTAACGCAAGGATTGGCTGGTATGGTAACCCGATCCCTTTTGACATAAGAAGTAACAGCATTTATGGTTTGGTTTTTAGTAACGCTGTTACCGCAGACTCTGTTAGCGGGTATGTCTTTGGTGGGGGGGTGTATAGAGGGTTTTTATGGGGGATTTTAGGCAGATACACTTACGCCACTAGAGCGAGCGAAAGATCCATTAACTTGCACTTGGGTTACAAATGGGGTTCTTTTGCTAGCGTTGATGTGAATTTACAATACTATGCGGTGAGCATGCACAACGGCTATAAGGTTAATGATCTCACTAGCCCTTTTAATAAAGCCTTTAAGGCGAACACACAAGACAGGAGCAACCTCATAGTGAGTTTGAAATTCTTTTTTTAA